Proteins from one Streptomyces sp. 840.1 genomic window:
- a CDS encoding ThuA domain-containing protein: MHRTRSRTGSRLRVRKSLALFTGALLAAATLSLGTSGIATAHEEPAPAPAAEDFQQVTLAKGAAETGEPMTLAVLPDLSVLHTSRSGELRLTDSSGNTSIAGTIPVYSHDEEGLQGVGVDPDFAENRAIYLYYAPPLDTPDGDAPETGTAADFAPFDGVNRLSRFVLKEDGTLDLGSEKKVLDVKTSRGMCCHVGGDIDFDAQGNLYLSTGDDSNPFASDGFTPIDERPDRNPAFDARRSAGNSNDLRGKILRIKVAEDGSYTIPDGNLFAPGTDKTRPEIYAMGFRNPFRFSIDKATGIIYVGDYGPDAGAADPKRGPAGQVEFARVTKAGNFGWPFCTGDNDPFIDYDFATKQSGAAFDCAAPKNTSPHNTGIVDLPPAQAAWIPYDGGSVPEFGTGSESPMGGPVYHYDADLDSPVKFPEAYDGDFFAGEFGRQWIKRIEQDADGKVESINDIPWSGTQIMDMAFGPDGALYVLDYGLSWFGGDENSALYRIENATGGRSPIAEASASKTSGTAPLKVKFSSAGTSDADGDALTYAWDFGDGGTSTDANPAYTYKKNGTYTATVTAKDPTGRTGKASVHVTVGNTAPKVSLELPGDGQLFTFGDEIPFKVNVTDPEDGTIDCSKVEVRFVLGHDSHGHPITSAHGCTGTIKTEMDGGHDPNANIFGVIDASYTDGGGGGQAALTGHDQSQLQPRHRQAEHFNNSSGIKVYDKANAEGGKTVGDIDNGDWISFKPYILGDSTKLTARIASGGAGGFLEVRSGSADGKILGSAPVPVTGGWEVFQDIDVPLRGVPKKATELFLVFKGGDGALYDLDDFEFSNTPPDKTAKRVLVFSKTAGFRHDAIPEGVAALKELGKDSNITVDATEEAGQFTTSNLARYDAVVFMSTTGDVLNADQQKAFENFVTTGGGYVGVHAAADTEYDWPFYGGLVGAYFDSHPAIQPVTVRVEDHKNPATAHLGEAWDRTDELYNYRTNPRGKVKVLATLDETTYTGGNMKGDHPITWCQSYQGGRSFYTGLGHTKESYADPDFRKVLSGGLRYAAGQVKADCKPDTGYRSLFNGKTLEGWKQAGPGKFNVVDGELRSEGGMGLLTYQAKELKSYSLKLDWKLSGDDNSGVFVGFPESDDPWSAVDNGYEVQIDATDAPDRTTGAVYTFKSANIKARDQVLRPPGQWNSYEIKVQGERLQIFLNGVKINDFTNTDPARSLKDGYIGLQNHGADDQVSFRNIQLKELPSA; encoded by the coding sequence GTGCACAGAACCCGAAGCAGGACCGGATCACGGCTCCGCGTCCGTAAATCCCTCGCCCTGTTCACCGGCGCACTGCTCGCCGCCGCCACCCTCAGCCTGGGCACATCGGGCATCGCCACCGCCCACGAGGAGCCCGCCCCGGCCCCGGCCGCCGAGGACTTCCAGCAGGTGACCCTCGCCAAGGGCGCAGCCGAGACCGGCGAGCCCATGACCCTCGCCGTCCTCCCCGACCTCAGCGTGCTGCACACCTCGCGCAGCGGCGAGCTCCGGCTCACCGACAGCTCGGGCAACACCAGCATCGCCGGCACCATCCCCGTCTACTCGCACGACGAGGAAGGCCTCCAGGGCGTAGGCGTCGACCCGGACTTCGCCGAGAACCGGGCGATCTACCTCTACTACGCACCCCCGCTGGACACCCCCGACGGCGACGCCCCCGAGACCGGCACCGCCGCCGACTTCGCCCCGTTCGACGGCGTCAACCGGCTCTCCCGCTTCGTCCTCAAGGAGGACGGCACCCTCGACCTGGGCAGCGAGAAGAAGGTCCTCGACGTCAAGACGTCCCGCGGCATGTGCTGCCACGTGGGCGGCGACATCGACTTCGACGCGCAGGGCAACCTGTACCTGTCGACCGGCGACGACTCCAACCCCTTCGCCTCCGACGGGTTCACCCCCATCGACGAGCGCCCCGACCGCAACCCGGCGTTCGACGCCCGGCGCTCCGCCGGCAACAGCAACGACCTGCGCGGCAAGATCCTCCGCATCAAGGTCGCCGAGGACGGCTCGTACACCATCCCGGACGGCAACCTCTTCGCCCCGGGCACGGACAAGACCCGCCCCGAGATCTACGCGATGGGCTTCCGCAACCCGTTCCGCTTCAGCATCGACAAGGCGACCGGCATCATCTACGTCGGTGACTACGGGCCCGACGCCGGAGCCGCCGACCCGAAGCGCGGACCGGCCGGACAGGTCGAGTTCGCCCGGGTCACCAAGGCCGGCAACTTCGGCTGGCCGTTCTGCACCGGCGACAACGACCCGTTCATCGACTACGACTTCGCGACCAAGCAGTCCGGCGCCGCCTTCGACTGCGCGGCCCCGAAGAACACCTCGCCGCACAACACCGGCATCGTCGACCTGCCCCCGGCGCAGGCCGCCTGGATCCCGTACGACGGCGGTTCCGTCCCGGAGTTCGGCACCGGTTCCGAGTCCCCGATGGGCGGACCGGTCTACCACTACGACGCCGACCTCGACTCGCCCGTGAAGTTCCCGGAGGCGTACGACGGCGACTTCTTCGCCGGTGAGTTCGGCCGCCAGTGGATCAAGCGCATCGAGCAGGACGCCGACGGCAAGGTTGAGTCGATCAACGACATCCCGTGGTCCGGCACCCAGATCATGGACATGGCCTTCGGGCCCGACGGAGCGCTCTACGTCCTGGACTACGGCCTCTCCTGGTTCGGCGGCGACGAGAACTCGGCGCTCTACCGCATCGAGAACGCCACCGGGGGACGCTCCCCGATCGCGGAGGCCTCGGCCAGCAAGACCTCGGGCACCGCACCCCTCAAGGTGAAGTTCTCCTCGGCCGGCACCTCGGACGCGGACGGCGACGCCCTGACGTACGCCTGGGACTTCGGCGACGGCGGCACCTCCACGGACGCCAACCCCGCCTACACGTACAAGAAGAACGGCACCTACACCGCGACCGTCACCGCGAAGGACCCGACCGGACGCACCGGCAAGGCGAGCGTCCACGTCACCGTCGGCAACACCGCACCGAAGGTGAGCCTCGAACTCCCCGGTGACGGACAGCTGTTCACCTTCGGCGACGAGATCCCGTTCAAGGTCAACGTGACCGATCCCGAGGACGGCACGATCGACTGCTCCAAGGTCGAGGTCCGCTTCGTCCTCGGCCACGACAGCCACGGCCACCCGATCACCTCGGCGCACGGCTGCACCGGCACCATCAAGACGGAGATGGACGGCGGGCACGACCCCAACGCCAACATCTTCGGAGTCATCGACGCCTCCTACACCGATGGCGGGGGCGGCGGCCAGGCCGCGCTGACCGGTCACGACCAGTCGCAGCTCCAGCCGCGCCACCGCCAGGCCGAGCACTTCAACAACTCGTCCGGCATCAAGGTCTACGACAAGGCGAACGCCGAGGGCGGCAAGACCGTCGGCGACATCGACAACGGCGACTGGATCTCCTTCAAGCCGTACATCCTCGGAGACTCCACCAAGCTCACCGCCCGGATCGCCTCCGGCGGGGCGGGCGGCTTCCTCGAAGTCCGCTCGGGCTCGGCCGACGGAAAGATCCTCGGCTCCGCACCCGTCCCGGTGACCGGCGGCTGGGAGGTCTTCCAGGACATCGACGTACCCCTGCGCGGCGTCCCGAAGAAGGCCACCGAGCTCTTCCTGGTCTTCAAGGGAGGCGACGGAGCGCTCTACGACCTCGATGACTTCGAGTTCTCCAACACCCCGCCCGACAAGACCGCCAAGCGGGTCCTGGTCTTCTCCAAGACCGCCGGATTCCGCCACGACGCGATTCCCGAGGGCGTCGCCGCACTGAAGGAACTCGGCAAGGACAGCAACATCACGGTCGACGCGACGGAGGAGGCCGGCCAGTTCACCACCTCCAACCTGGCCCGCTACGACGCCGTGGTCTTCATGTCGACCACGGGTGACGTCCTCAACGCCGACCAGCAGAAGGCGTTCGAGAACTTCGTGACCACCGGCGGCGGATACGTCGGCGTGCACGCCGCCGCCGACACCGAGTACGACTGGCCGTTCTACGGCGGACTCGTCGGCGCGTACTTCGACAGCCACCCCGCCATCCAGCCCGTCACCGTCCGGGTCGAGGACCACAAGAACCCGGCCACCGCACACCTGGGCGAGGCCTGGGACCGCACCGACGAGCTGTACAACTACCGCACCAACCCGCGCGGCAAGGTCAAGGTCCTCGCCACCCTCGACGAGACGACCTACACCGGCGGCAACATGAAGGGCGACCACCCGATCACCTGGTGCCAGAGCTACCAGGGCGGCCGCTCCTTCTACACCGGCCTCGGCCACACCAAGGAGTCGTACGCCGACCCCGACTTCCGCAAGGTCCTCTCCGGCGGGCTGCGCTACGCGGCCGGCCAGGTGAAGGCCGACTGCAAGCCGGACACCGGCTACCGCTCGCTCTTCAACGGCAAGACGCTCGAAGGCTGGAAGCAGGCGGGCCCCGGCAAGTTCAACGTCGTCGACGGTGAACTGCGCTCCGAAGGCGGCATGGGCCTGCTCACCTACCAGGCCAAGGAGCTGAAGTCGTACTCCCTGAAGCTCGACTGGAAGCTGTCGGGCGACGACAACTCCGGAGTCTTCGTCGGCTTCCCGGAGTCCGACGACCCCTGGTCCGCGGTCGACAACGGCTACGAGGTCCAGATCGACGCCACCGACGCCCCCGACCGCACCACCGGCGCCGTCTACACCTTCAAGTCGGCCAACATCAAGGCACGCGACCAGGTGCTGAGGCCGCCCGGCCAGTGGAACAGCTACGAGATCAAGGTCCAGGGTGAACGGCTCCAGATCTTCCTCAACGGAGTGAAGATCAACGACTTCACCAACACCGACCCGGCCCGAAGCCTCAAGGACGGCTACATCGGCCTCCAGAACCACGGGGCCGACGACCAGGTGTCCTTCCGCAACATCCAGCTGAAGGAACTGCCCTCCGCATAG
- a CDS encoding inositol-3-phosphate synthase produces MSAHAVRTGVWFIGARGSVATTATAGCAAVAAGLHPAAGMVTETAPFAESGLPPVGSLVFGGHDTLDCPLPKRAEVLAAGGVLPHGLPSAVESELAAADAEIRPGGPLPGDTRTDEELVTAFAADLTDFTRRGGLARTVVINVASTEPAPEPGARRLPASALYAAAALRAGCPYVNFTPSTGLRTPALQAAVAACGLPHAGRDGKTGQTLLRSVLAPMFVQRALPVRAWSGTNLLGGGDGAALADPAAAAAKNAGKERVLADTLGAAPEGEVHIDDVPALGDWKTAWDHIAFDGFLGARMVLQTTWQGCDSALAAPLVLDLARLLARAHEVGLTGPRPELGFYFKDPDGGPAALSAQYLALLSFAERLRGEK; encoded by the coding sequence GTGTCAGCACACGCCGTTCGTACCGGAGTCTGGTTCATCGGAGCACGCGGCTCCGTCGCCACCACCGCCACGGCGGGGTGCGCAGCGGTCGCGGCGGGCCTCCACCCGGCCGCCGGCATGGTCACCGAGACCGCACCGTTCGCCGAGAGCGGTCTGCCACCCGTCGGCTCGCTGGTCTTCGGCGGGCACGACACCCTGGACTGCCCACTTCCCAAACGCGCCGAAGTGCTCGCCGCCGGGGGAGTGCTGCCGCACGGCCTGCCCTCCGCGGTGGAATCCGAACTCGCCGCGGCCGACGCCGAGATCCGCCCCGGCGGACCGCTCCCCGGCGACACCCGCACGGACGAGGAACTCGTCACGGCGTTCGCCGCCGACCTCACCGACTTCACCCGCCGGGGTGGCCTGGCCAGGACCGTCGTCATCAACGTCGCCTCCACCGAGCCGGCCCCCGAGCCCGGCGCCCGGCGGCTGCCCGCCAGCGCCCTCTACGCCGCAGCAGCCCTCCGAGCCGGCTGCCCCTACGTCAACTTCACCCCCTCCACCGGGCTGCGCACCCCCGCCCTCCAGGCCGCCGTCGCGGCGTGCGGACTTCCTCACGCGGGCCGCGACGGCAAGACCGGCCAGACCCTGCTGCGCTCCGTGCTCGCCCCGATGTTCGTCCAGCGGGCCCTGCCGGTACGGGCCTGGTCCGGCACCAACCTGCTCGGCGGCGGCGACGGGGCGGCACTGGCCGACCCGGCGGCGGCCGCCGCGAAGAACGCCGGCAAGGAACGCGTCCTGGCCGACACGCTCGGCGCCGCCCCCGAGGGCGAGGTCCACATCGACGACGTGCCGGCGCTCGGGGACTGGAAGACGGCCTGGGACCACATCGCGTTCGACGGGTTCCTCGGCGCCCGCATGGTCCTCCAGACCACCTGGCAGGGCTGCGACTCGGCACTCGCCGCGCCCCTGGTCCTCGACCTGGCACGGCTGCTGGCGCGCGCCCACGAGGTGGGCCTGACCGGGCCACGCCCCGAACTCGGCTTCTACTTCAAGGA